A genome region from Gossypium hirsutum isolate 1008001.06 chromosome A04, Gossypium_hirsutum_v2.1, whole genome shotgun sequence includes the following:
- the LOC107898968 gene encoding O-acyltransferase WSD1 isoform X1, translating to MNIGSEAQYRNMVKELNVDEGESSEPVSPTGQYFNSSVLSICVLAVLDSDIPIDDSPALALLKDVFLPINPRFCSLMVKDENGVKQWKKVEVKLEDHVNIPNFPPGLSPASYDNHLSNYLSKIAMEQLPHNRPLWNIHIIKYPTSNAAGNLIFKLHHSLGDGFSLMGALLSCLQRADNPSVPLTFPSLTSAPTTTSLSLKTNCIFKNIPNVLWSAFNTVSDFGWSLLKSSYVEDDISLIRSGGPGVEFKPIVVSTMTFSLDHIKQIKTKLGVTINDVITGIIFFGTRLYMQGGSNKLNSENSTALVLLNTRNIGGYKSVKEMVKPDPESAWGNQFGFLHVSLPELTTVESCKPLDFVWKAQKLIQRKRNSRAVFLTGQLLECLRKFTGPETTAKYIHSTLKNSSMTISNVIGPVERMALANHPIKSLYFMVVGVPQSLTITMVSYMGKLRIAVGTEKDYIDLPKFKSSIKNAFEMILKATHETV from the exons ATGAACATTGGAAGTGAAGCTCAATATAGAAACATGGTGAAAGAGTTGAATGTAGATGAAGGTGAGTCTTCAGAGCCAGTTAGTCCCACTGGTCAGTATTTCAACAGCTCAGTGCTGTCCATTTGTGTTCTTGCTGTTTTGGACTCCGATATCCCTATCGATGATTCCCCAGCCTTGGCTTTGCTTAAAGATGTCTTCCTTCCCATTAATCCTCGCTTCTGTTCcctcatg GTTAAAGATGAAAATGGAGTAAAGCAGTGGAAAAAGGTAGAAGTAAAGCTAGAAGATCATGTAAACATCCCTAATTTTCCACCAGGGTTATCACCAGCATCTTATGACAACCATCTAAGCAACTATCTGTCCAAAATAGCAATGGAACAACTCCCACATAACAGGCCACTATGGAACATTCATATCATCAAGTACCCAACTAGCAATGCAGCTGGTAATCTAATATTCAAGCTCCATCACTCACTGGGTGACGGCTTTTCTCTCATGGGTGCTCTTCTTTCTTGTCTACAAAGAGCGGACAACCCTTCGGTTCCATTGACATTCCCTTCACTTACTTCAGCCCCCACAACCACAAGTCTTTCTCTCAAGACCAACTGCATCTTCAAGAACATTCCTAATGTCTTATGGTCAGCTTTCAACACCGTATCAGATTTTGGGTGGAGCCTGTTGAAAAGCAGCTATGTTGAAGATGATATTAGTTTGATAAGATCCGGGGGTCCTGGAGTAGAGTTCAAGCCAATTGTAGTTTCAACAATGACATTTTCACTTGATCACATCAAACAAATCAAGACCAAGCTTGGAGTG ACAATAAATGATGTAATTACGGGGATAATTTTCTTTGGAACTCGATTATACATGCAAGGAGGAAGCAATAAGTTGAATAGTGAAAATTCAACAGCACTTGTGTTGCTCAATACTAGGAACATTGGAGGGTACAAATCAGTGAAGGAGATGGTGAAACCCGATCCTGAGTCAGCGTGGGGAAACCAGTTCGGGTTCTTGCATGTTTCATTGCCTGAATTGACCACTGTTGAATCTTGCAAACCGCTTGATTTTGTTTGGAAAGCTCAGAAACTTATCCAGAGAAAGCGAAACTCCAGAGCTGTTTTTCTTACTGGTCAGCTGTTAGAGTGTTTGAGGAAGTTTACAGGGCCCGAG ACGACAGCCAAATACATCCATAGCACATTGAAGAACTCAAGCATGACAATCTCAAATGTGATTGGACCAGTGGAACGAATGGCATTGGCTAATCATCCAATTAAAAGCTTGTATTTTATGGTGGTCGGCGTACCTCAG AGTCTAACCATAACAATGGTTAGTTACATGGGAAAGCTGAGGATTGCTGTAGGAACCGAGAAAGACTACATTGATTTGCCCAAGTTCAAGTCGTCTATCAAGAATGCCTTTGAGATGATACTCAAAGCTACCCATGAAActgtttaa
- the LOC107898968 gene encoding O-acyltransferase WSD1 isoform X2 → MNIGSEAQYRNMVKELNVDEGESSEPVSPTGQYFNSSVLSICVLAVLDSDIPIDDSPALALLKDVFLPINPRFCSLMVKDENGVKQWKKVEVKLEDHVNIPNFPPGLSPASYDNHLSNYLSKIAMEQLPHNRPLWNIHIIKYPTSNAAGNLIFKLHHSLGDGFSLMGALLSCLQRADNPSVPLTFPSLTSAPTTTSLSLKTNCIFKNIPNVLWSAFNTVSDFGWSLLKSSYVEDDISLIRSGGPGVEFKPIVVSTMTFSLDHIKQIKTKLGVTINDVITGIIFFGTRLYMQGGSNKLNSENSTALVLLNTRNIGGYKSVKEMVKPDPESAWGNQFGFLHVSLPELTTVESCKPLDFVWKAQKLIQRKRNSRAVFLTGQLLECLRKFTGPEWNEWHWLIIQLKACILWWSAYLRV, encoded by the exons ATGAACATTGGAAGTGAAGCTCAATATAGAAACATGGTGAAAGAGTTGAATGTAGATGAAGGTGAGTCTTCAGAGCCAGTTAGTCCCACTGGTCAGTATTTCAACAGCTCAGTGCTGTCCATTTGTGTTCTTGCTGTTTTGGACTCCGATATCCCTATCGATGATTCCCCAGCCTTGGCTTTGCTTAAAGATGTCTTCCTTCCCATTAATCCTCGCTTCTGTTCcctcatg GTTAAAGATGAAAATGGAGTAAAGCAGTGGAAAAAGGTAGAAGTAAAGCTAGAAGATCATGTAAACATCCCTAATTTTCCACCAGGGTTATCACCAGCATCTTATGACAACCATCTAAGCAACTATCTGTCCAAAATAGCAATGGAACAACTCCCACATAACAGGCCACTATGGAACATTCATATCATCAAGTACCCAACTAGCAATGCAGCTGGTAATCTAATATTCAAGCTCCATCACTCACTGGGTGACGGCTTTTCTCTCATGGGTGCTCTTCTTTCTTGTCTACAAAGAGCGGACAACCCTTCGGTTCCATTGACATTCCCTTCACTTACTTCAGCCCCCACAACCACAAGTCTTTCTCTCAAGACCAACTGCATCTTCAAGAACATTCCTAATGTCTTATGGTCAGCTTTCAACACCGTATCAGATTTTGGGTGGAGCCTGTTGAAAAGCAGCTATGTTGAAGATGATATTAGTTTGATAAGATCCGGGGGTCCTGGAGTAGAGTTCAAGCCAATTGTAGTTTCAACAATGACATTTTCACTTGATCACATCAAACAAATCAAGACCAAGCTTGGAGTG ACAATAAATGATGTAATTACGGGGATAATTTTCTTTGGAACTCGATTATACATGCAAGGAGGAAGCAATAAGTTGAATAGTGAAAATTCAACAGCACTTGTGTTGCTCAATACTAGGAACATTGGAGGGTACAAATCAGTGAAGGAGATGGTGAAACCCGATCCTGAGTCAGCGTGGGGAAACCAGTTCGGGTTCTTGCATGTTTCATTGCCTGAATTGACCACTGTTGAATCTTGCAAACCGCTTGATTTTGTTTGGAAAGCTCAGAAACTTATCCAGAGAAAGCGAAACTCCAGAGCTGTTTTTCTTACTGGTCAGCTGTTAGAGTGTTTGAGGAAGTTTACAGGGCCCGAG TGGAACGAATGGCATTGGCTAATCATCCAATTAAAAGCTTGTATTTTATGGTGGTCGGCGTACCTCAG AGTCTAA